TAATTGAATCCTAACTCACGtctatcaacaacaaaaaaatcccTTTCctcaaaaaacaacaaaagtccCTAAGTCACTATCACAATTTCATCACGTTTTGGTCCTCTAGAGAGAAATGTGACACCTGATGGCAACGACTGGATCTGAGGGCCGACAGTATTATCTTCCTCTTAGGTTTTTATCTCTTGTTTTTttgaaatggaccaaaatgtGAAGGTTCAGTTCTAtgcaatttaattatatagatttGTGGGTGCAAGGAAATAGAGAGCCCCAATTTCGTTCACCATACTGCTTTTAATTAtaagtttttggatttttaacgTATGGATCAAATACTGTTTTTTCAGTGATGATTTTGCAATCATCTTCTTTATCTTCAACATCAGGCTCAGCTACATTGATTTAGGGGTAGAAGTGGCAAGTGAAAGGAAGTAAAACTACTAAACCTTCAAAATGTCTTGgattattttttgaagttagaCATATAATGGCTAAGGCTGTACTGTATTCTTCAAAAATAAGATCAGCCTTAACAGTCAGCTTTCCTTAATGAGGATTTGATAGGAGAATTGTTGCACTATAGGGACTGCAATGAAAACCAACTAACCTCAGCCTTAATAgtcattttttgttattaaaaaaaatctaagttcaTGTTGAGTATTGCTTTTCTAAGTTCATGTTGTGATGAAAGTATGGAGCAGAGAAATGGGTAAAGGGAACTGTGGAGGAAGAGTCATGGGtttgtgaatgtttttattgtcGTTTGGTTTGCtcaaagagagggagagggatGAACCTGATGCCACTGGAAGAGAGAGGTACCGCCAGAAGGAAGGAGAAgggattttggattttagggagATAGTGTTTTACATGATGGGTCTGCCCCTGTTTGAGCAAAATTCTGAAGATTTGATTTGggcttagaaaaaaaaaaaaaaaaaactgatgtgttctctttaaaaataaaataaaataaaattgatgtgtTAGTTTAGGTGGcagttgatgtggcatttttttatgTAAGCCATTTGACACGTAAGACTTTTCCATCCAAGAGATAATGGTAGGGACTAAATTAACACGACATTGAAtgattagggaccaaattaacacaattgaaatgttaggaattaaattgaaatataatgtaaaaaatagGGACCAAGTATTTAAtttatcctaaatttttttttaaaagtctaTAGCTTTATAATCCAAAATAAGGTGATATGgaagattttatttctttctatatatataaatatatataaataaaatagccAGACTTGTCCCTAGTCAGAGAATCAAAACTtttgatatcaattaaataGTCATAAAGCTATTCAaatcaataaacaataaatagcCCATAAGAGGGCTGAACTTTATTACAAATCCGTTTAGAATCAGAATATCCATTTGAAATATTGCCAGCTGTTTTGAGTTTCCCTTAAACTAAAAAGTAAATACTTTTACATATATGGTAATTTATTAGAGtatataataattcaaaaatagtTGTACACTTAAGTTGCTGAAAGACCTTCCATGTATGACATTACCATATCATATTCAAATAACAACCTTTGACTACAAAACGTTTATAAAGGAAAGTACATATTGTAATAAAACCAAATATGCTGGTAATGATAGTCTTAAAATCATGTTAATGTtcataaattttctaataaaaaactATTGACAATAGCTATTCAAATTATGATTTATAtctgaatttcaaaatttagcaaTCAACATATTTGTCATTAAGGAGTAATTGATTTCCCCAATTCACATAAATGagtattaatataaaatacagtatttctataaaaatatccaacatTAATAAGGTACTGGTATGTTAAGAGAGAGGTTGCTAACAATTGCAGCATAATCAAACATAAGACACTATTGCCAACAATTGTACACAATCATTTATTACACGGAATTGGAAATGGGCTTTTACTCAATCGTTGAGGGATGATAGCTAATTACATCAATGATGTAAAATATCTTTGAAATTCCCTTCAGGGTTCTCCTCAAACCTTCCAATCCTGAAGTGCTTTAGCTCAACTCCTTTTGCCTCCCCAGTAAGCACAAGGTCAGCGAGTATTCTCCCCACCACTGGACTCATCTTGAAACCATGCCCTGAAAACCCACCTCCGACTACAACATCCTTCCCAAACTCTCCACCCaagaaatcaatcacaaaattcTTATCTGGGGTCATCGAATACATGCACAACTGTGTGGCCACAGGCTCTCCTGAATCAACCAAGCCTGATAGCCTTTCTTCCACCCATTGTTTCAAACTCCCCAATGCCATTCCAGGTCCCCATGGTCTATTATCCGGATCACATGGATATCCCCCATGCACGGCAACCTTAATCAATCCTGGAAACTCCATGGACGGCGTTCCGAATATACGCGGCTCACCATAGGATGAAAAGGTTGGAAAATCACCACCAATTGCATACTTATCCCCATGTCCCTCCTTAATCTTCCAATAACACACCATAGTCTCCAAAGGTTGTATAGGCAAATCATTCCCACTAACCGTTTTAACTAACTTTGTAGTCCAAGCCCCAACTGTCACCACACATTTTTTACCCCAAAACTTTTCACCATTGCTAGTGTAAACCCACACACCTCCTTTCACACCATcttttcttatatctttcacTTCCATGCAGTCCCTAAGAACAGTACCGTTTTGAAGCGCCAGAGTTTGAAACATCGACACTGCTTTAGTGGCTTTTATCACACCACCATCACTACTACACACTCCAACCCAATTGTCAGGAATATCGAACCTGCCTGAAAACTTGTCAGAAACTTGTTGACGGTCAAGAATTTCATGTGGTACAGAGTATTTCTGACAAGTGGCTATGACTTCACGGAGACGCTTATCTTCAGACGAACCCATGTCGAACTGTTGAGCCTTGAAGTAAACCTTGTAGCCAATGTGGGACTCGGCTTCTTCCCAGAGTTTGTAGGACTCCATCACCATGGGATAGTAGTATTCCTCTGGGTAAGCTGAACGTATAGTACGAGACTCGCCGTGAGATGAGCCACGCATATGGAAGAAATCGAACTGCTCGAGAAGGAGGACTTTGTGACCTCTTTTCGAAACTTGATACGCGGTTGAGCTGCCCATGACGCCAGCTCCCACCACTATTACATCAAATTCTTCGCCGAAAACTGCCATCTTAATTTTCTCTTCTTGCTtcgctctctccctctctcttatAGACACTCATTGAGAGAATTTAGAGACACCTATTATTTAACTGAACATTTTTTGACTAACTTGTTGGCGGCtcaagaatatttttcaaagtaaTGATACTTTTCTTCAGTGGCGGCTCCGGAAACAAATAAAGCGTAAACATAACTCCAATTTGAACTATGGAAACTAGGGTCGTAAACAGCCGAGTTTTGTCGAGTAGTAAATGTTCAAGCTCGGCTCGACAACAAAAGCAAAATGTTCAAGTTTGGCTTGAGCTTGATACAAGTCTACAAATAACGTTTAAGTTTGAGTTtgttataaagtataaaagttAGAACTCGGCTTGACTTGATTtattagtcaagccaagcttGAGCTCTATATTAAGCCCAAATTCAAGGCCGATATCatgtttttgagtttgaaatCCAACACAAGTATATTATCAAACTTATATTAAGTTTATTATCTAGCATATTTGATTTGGATGATCGGTCTCTAGGCTCTTCGAGACCTTCTTATTCTTGTATGTATACTACATCTAGATCTGGATTGGATCCACTAGATAGAAAGGGCGGGAGGCTCATTGCCACACACAACAAACTAGCACCTCTTGGTCcaaccataaaataaaagaaagccaAGCGAAAGCCCGAGAGAAGCCTTCTTGTATGTCGAATTCACAAAATCATCCTCGGAAAGGGTAGTCTCATAATCTAGCTAGCTACCCAGCTACTAGGAAGagcttataattaattaaagtcttAGAAGGATATGAGTTTCTTTGTCAAgctcatatcaattttattaccaaactcataaataagCCTAAGGTTAActtgttttgttacttttgtatTGAGTTTTGGTATTCACGAGCTTATTCacgaacaatattttttactcgGGCTCAGctcgtttattaaacaagcctaaaattaaAGCTTAAACTTgacttgtttataaacaaacaaacaaacatgaacgaGTTTTTTATCAAACGAAGCCCGAATTGTTTGCGATCGGCTTGGTTTATTTACAGCCTTaatgaaaacaaacaaattgtCAAATCAAATCCAATCTTGACTAAAACTTATTGCATCATCAAAGATTCCATGCATCTAATAAATCTTTTTCCATGACACAAGATAAGTAGGGGTTCAAAAACAAATGAGccttgacttgaaaaaaaaaattatatataatttatatatatatatatatatatttcatatatttgtattttatttatttatcaacgACTCAATACGTTcaaactttctttttattaaactttgattaatttaagtttcttaatcaGCCATTAcctcccttttttttacttatctGTATGATTCACGCCTCACGGTGTTTTGGATTCTTTTGTAATATTGTAATTGAAATAATCCTATAGTCACCCCACGTTTTTAAAAACACACAGAATATTATCCTTCGGTTTGAATAAGTCCTAAAATAAAAGTCTGCAAGTTTCTTTCTAATCTACTACTATATTATACACTTAATTGTAAATATTTAAGTGTACCTTTAGCAGtcattcaaatgaaaatatgtcgtacctctcaaaaaaaaaaaaaaaaaatatgtagtaGAATCGTAGAAAAGTTGATTTTGTGTACCGATTTCAAATGTTTATAATGAGAAGTAATGGTGATAGTACGCtggcctttatttatttattttatatataaaaattgattttgtcaaattttttttttgggaaacgTTGATTTTGTCAATCTTGGTTCGCAGTACTAGTGAGCACtatataaagtttttatttatttattttttcttcgaATGACCATCAAGGTGGGataattagattctcaaaaaaaaaaaaaggtgggatAATTAAAGATGGTAGGAATTATATACGACGTTAATGAAGCCAACCGAGTTGAATTCTGAATTTGGGATCATACACTTTTGTAACAAATATGAAATGGATTTTGGAACATGCATGCATGCTTCTATCACCTTcaattatcttatatatatttcaaagtttcaacatttttttgttttaaagataattataatatattgttAGCTTTGCAACTCGAATCATTTCCTCCTAAACTCCAGAGTGTTTTGTACAGGGGGAAGGTGCAGCCAAAGTTTCAACCTTTTTATACAAAACCAATGACCAAGCAATTACATTATGGACAAAGTTttgctacaaaattagttgtagcctaaacttataaccttactcaatatccttttattggaagtgaattttgacaaatccaccattggattacatcttcttcttatatccttcatgcttgcaaaatttctaaaaaatcaaaaatcaatagttatgttattaataaattgtttaaattgcaagtttatttaatttaaaattatgcataaaatataaacttatagatcatataataaataatatccaattgacacaaaaattgatatgtgtattaagagcataaagaacatgcaatttaacggttagattttcaaaatatgtaacaatGTTTATTTTATCGAGTAAAATTGTAATCCTAGGccataaccaattttgtaactaaactttgtccattatATTAGTACcatattattaaatttgtaCTAACTAccttagtattattattattattattattattattattattattagagtaTCCATAGTAGTGGAACTAAAAATATAGCTATTTGGCACCTacaaaagtcactttatctattttaccccTTCACACCCAACATCAATGGATttgtatttttagttatttgattaaaataatacaaataactcattagaataataataataataacatccatagccaaaaaaaaaaaaaaaaaaaccaccaaccCAAATCCTCAATCTTTTTCCTCAACTtagaccaaacaaaatcaccaatcacaaacaaaaacaaaaatcaccaatcacaaacaaaatcaaaagtcaCCAACACAGCACAAACACGGCATGGGTCGGCAAGTTAGGTCAGCGGAAGGGGTGATTCGACGAGCTAGGTCGGCAAAAACCCAGCacagatgaagatgaagatgaagatcgGTGGAAACCTAGCAGCTGGGTCAGTGGAAAGCCAGAAATCAAGCTCCAACAGAGAGGGATGAGGGAGGCACTAGAcggctagagagaaaaaaaaaatgaggaaaaaagaagccgaagagagagagagagagagagagagagagagagagagagagagaatatttgtttaatgagagaagagagagaagttagtaaattttttttttttagcttcttgctacagtgcacagccaTAAATagttgtgcactgtagcaagaagctaaaaaattttaccTATAGAACCACTACTGCAACAtgcatttttgtattttgatgaAGCTAAAATGGCTATATACCTATTTAGCTTCACTGCTCTAATGCTCTTATTGGATGTAAGTGCGTTTAACTATGACACTCCTTTTTATCTTTAGTTTTTTTGGGTGGGGAATACGCGTATGCCACTTCAAGCAATATTGTAagaatcttctcaaaaaaataaataaaacaaaacaaaacaaaacaaaggcaACACtgtaagaaagaaaatggaagtATGGAACTATATGCACCTTTGCCTAAATTAACGATCTTAAATAAAGGAAACctctaatattttttgttacatTCTTTTCTACTTTGTTATTGGAGTTTTTTGATTCAGACAATTAATCTCTTGCACATTAAGTTTGTAACAAATTTATCCTTAATCCCTATGATtgttttttccattaaaattaacaaatttaattatatcATGGTTAATAcgataatttttcaaaatgattgattatgtggggaaaaaaaatgtatacatcATGTGATGAAATGTGCTAGTCTTTAATGGaaattattagtaaaatatattatttaaaaaaaactaaagtgaaagaaatcaattgttcatgaAAGCTCgaatatgtgtgaaaacacaagagcatgtttagacccccaaattaaaattacgactaaattgtttttactttaacttaaactaagtgcggaataagagtaaatgaacGCAAACAACCCATAACACTGCTCTAAGTcatattcatccattatcaaTGATATAAAGTAAAGCttaagagtagggaagagagatgtaaatacaagataacaccgagatgtgttattgaagaggaaattgaagaattcggcgaaaaacctttccgccgtcctccaagcggtaatcgatccactagagaataaagttggagtacatgaatgacaaaagaccctccaaacctagtctacccaatgtaattgagccttccaagctcctgctaccaattGGCTTCTCGGAACCTTATCTTCTCTAACTTTCCCGGATCCTGCAACACGcctgattgcatccgccaatgaTTAAATCCTTCAAACACTTACCAGTAGTACCAAAACCCCACGTGTTATTAGTGTATTTGTTGGGATGTCTTAATCACATAGGACTAAAACGTTAACATCGAGTAGGAATTGGATCATTACTGACTTattcttctttgtcttctttatcTATCAGCATTATTGTTGGTGCTTCTAGGAACTTACGCTCTCTATCATCATTATCGTTGGTGCTTCAAGGGACTTACCCTCTGTTTATTTTAAcgtaaaatatatttattgaaaaaattatttgtttccCATACGCATTTGGATGTGATAGGTCTCAATAGAAAAGTAACATAGGATAAATACCTTGCACACGAAGTGACAGATAAGATCATGAAAGGTTAATGAATATCATTGAATTTTGTGGAATTTCATGCCATGATACATCAGGATTTTTATTTGATTGCCTTGTATGAATTCGAATTTATTTGTTTGACATGTGAATGAATTTTATCTCAtttgaaacataatttcatGAAGTTTCacatgaaattatgtttctcaTGCATAAGATTTAAAATCCTAGCATATAGTCATTAAACTTGTAttacattaattaaataataatgagaaaaatattaaaaattttataactcaattaatACCCTTTATAacttaactattaaattatcagATAAAAAAGTGAGGAGttgaaataaaagtaaaatatgattttcacgtctcttaaataataaatgtcCCTCACATGACTAGATTAGAAAGCATACATTTCATTCACATGACATGTAGATTAGAAGACATGCATTTCATTCACATGAAATCTAGAAAAATTCACAtg
The sequence above is drawn from the Quercus lobata isolate SW786 chromosome 12, ValleyOak3.0 Primary Assembly, whole genome shotgun sequence genome and encodes:
- the LOC115969805 gene encoding probable sarcosine oxidase, with product MAVFGEEFDVIVVGAGVMGSSTAYQVSKRGHKVLLLEQFDFFHMRGSSHGESRTIRSAYPEEYYYPMVMESYKLWEEAESHIGYKVYFKAQQFDMGSSEDKRLREVIATCQKYSVPHEILDRQQVSDKFSGRFDIPDNWVGVCSSDGGVIKATKAVSMFQTLALQNGTVLRDCMEVKDIRKDGVKGGVWVYTSNGEKFWGKKCVVTVGAWTTKLVKTVSGNDLPIQPLETMVCYWKIKEGHGDKYAIGGDFPTFSSYGEPRIFGTPSMEFPGLIKVAVHGGYPCDPDNRPWGPGMALGSLKQWVEERLSGLVDSGEPVATQLCMYSMTPDKNFVIDFLGGEFGKDVVVGGGFSGHGFKMSPVVGRILADLVLTGEAKGVELKHFRIGRFEENPEGNFKDILHH